The Corvus cornix cornix isolate S_Up_H32 chromosome 15, ASM73873v5, whole genome shotgun sequence genome includes the window GGGGCCGTGTCGGACTACAGTTCCCGGCATGCTATGCAGCCGGACTACACCTCCCGGCATGCACCGCGGCTGTACCACAACGCCCATCGTGTCCCGCGCTTGCAAGATGGTGGCGCCCAGTGGCGGCTCGGGCCCGGACAGTGATACCAGCTCGGACTCGGACAGCGCTGGCGAAGCGGCCGCGCGGTTCCGGGAGGCTGCCTGGGACTGCGCCGCGCAGGCGGCGATGGCGACGCGGGCGGAGCCGCGCGGCGGTGAGGAGCGGTGGacaggctgggctctgctcccccacTGCGGCGtcccctcctctctcttccccgccccgccgctccgGTCCGGCCCCGTCCGCAGCTTCTCCTGACCCGCGGGGAGCCGTGTTCAGGCGGCGACTTCTCTTTGTCGCGGTGCCGGTGTCAGAACTGAAGGGGGCTCTGCCCGGCCCTCCCGAGGCCATGCCCGGCCTTCAGCTGGGCCCAGAGCCCCTtcttggcagtgctggcctgTGAGAAGTTTCCCTTTCCCCTCATAACTGTTCTCCCCCGAAGGTGGGCCAGGCTTGTCTTTCAGGCATTATTCTTTATGGTCTAACATGTGCCTGACAGGGGTTAAAGAGGTCCTGGCTGCAGGGTTCTAAACGTGCCTTTGCTACTTCCTTTTCAGGGGGCTTTAGAAAGGATCGGTTGCAGCCTAAAGATCAGCCAAACCTGAGGTATTTTTGCTTCTGGTTTCAGACTTAATGTTTCCCTGAAGAAAGAATTAATGTGTAATATTTGTGCTGCTTCTACTTTGTACCTTGTGATACTTCATACTGAAAGGGCCAATTCTATTTGGGGAATTTGTCCAATCAGAATCTGAAATTATGCTTAAATCTGGAAAGACTAATatgttttttaagtgtttggGTGAGAGGGCCGGATGTTATTGGCCTTGAAAGAGATAAtctttgttcttatttcaaaCGGGCGTGAGGCGATCAGCTGCGAGGATGGTGACAATGAGCTCCAGACGACTCCAGAGTTCAGAGCACACGTTGCAAAGAAACTGGGAACTATGCTAGACAGGTACTGGCATGCAAGGCTAAAAACGTTTGTTCTGTGGGTCAGTTACACTGATGTTTTTGTGTGCTAAACCCAGGAAATTCAATATCTTGTCTCCTTCATTCCTGTATTAAGTACAGGCTTCCAATATTCTGTGACCTAACTTTGCTGATATGCTGTGCCCATCTGGTAAAActctctgtgcagcactgctTGTCTCCATTTGCCTCTGTGGTGAATGTCTTGTGGGGAGGAAAGATAATTTGAGTGCCTTAGCACTTCCATGCTGTAATGGCTAGCAGGAGAatctttgatttgtttttacAACCTAAACCAGTACTTGATTCAGGGTTGTGCTGGCAGAATGTGTGGAGCTGGGCTGCCACTGTCTATGTATTGTTCAAACATAGCCCTGGAGAACTGGAATTCCTGGTGTTTAGAGTTGGCTttagaaatgctgtttttaaacTATTCTTGTGGCATGCATTGCTGAGGAGAGAAGGCCTGATCTGCTCTGGAAACAGGGAGCTGAGGCAGCctcacaaacaaaaaaggatcTATGCAACATCTCCCTCTAGTCTTGTTTCCCAGAAATACACAACTTTAGCTCGGTTTGCACAAACCTGTCTAAGATCTGACTGGACTTTTCTGTTTAGTTTCATCACTGTCTTGAAGGACTCATCAGGACCATCACAGACTTCGGTGGCACAGTCTGACTCTGAAGATGATGGTGAGTTCCAGTCTCAGCCATTGTGGCTGTTTTGTGACTGTTAACTGCGGACAAGTGAGATGGATCCTGTATGTCACCAGCTGTACATCCAACTAACTAATAAACATTTGCTGTAAAAGAGTTTCTGTTGGTGTCTGTGAGAGCTGTTACTTTGCAGCTCTGACCTCTGTGCCCCAAGTCCTCCCACATGATCCCAAATAATTGCTGTCAAGCACTGTGGAAATACAATAACAGCACTGAGGATTCTAGGGAAATGGCAATTGATTGCTTCTACCTCTGTTTTATATTGTGCCTAAACCCCCCCTTTCCCTACTTCAGGTTTTCgcctcttttcttcctctgtccctGGAGACTGCGGGAAACCGGAGCCTTGCCCTGCAGCAAGGAGGAGGCGGCCAGTTAGCTCCAGGTaaggtgctggcagctgctttgCTCCTCAAGTTCTGTTGCATCCCACAtttcagaggcagctgggaCTCCCACAAGGAAATAGGAAGCTGAAGAGCTTGAGAAGTCTGTATTTATGACTCTTTATATTTGACTAGAccagaattttgtttcttttttagtgTCGGGGAACTAGAAAAGTTTGTGGgagattttctttcccctcctaCTGTGTGTAAAGAACACCTTGGCCTTCAGACTGGTTAAATGCAAACTGGAGGTGTGGGAGTCCCAGAGCCACTGGGTGTTTATCACGTGTTCTCATCTGAGATTACTCTGCTGTCCAGATTTTGGGTGAATTCAAGGCAAAAGTGCAACACAACTTCCTTCCCTCTTGTTACCTTTCCAGTGACACAGACAATGACCAAGAGTGGCAAAGGTACCAGGAGGCTGCCGTGTCAGCTGCAGATATTCTGAAGCAAAGTGCTTTTCCTGCATTGTCCCAGGGTTCCAACCAGGATCAGAGTCAGGGTTATGTAGagcacagccagaaaaaaaagaagaagaagaaaattaggaGAGAGAACAATattcaagagaaaataatggGCCCAGCAGAGTGTGACCGGATCTGCAAAGATTTGCCTCGGTTGGTGTCTGCAAATGGCCAGCAGGAGAGACAGGACAGCAATCACAGAGAGAACTcagtgctgccaggagctgtgaaaaagaaaaagaagaagaagaagaaaaaagaattatgaTTTTGCTCTGGAAATGGCAAGTGGCTGTGATGGATGAAGGAAACCGAAAGAAAACCTAACAAGAGTTGCTGCAGATGAGGGAAAATTAATTGGCAAAGCTTCTGTTCTGAAAGCCCAGTGGCCTGAGAGACTAATGAAGTGACTTCCTGTGCTGTTGGCGTCCCCAAGGAAGGGAACATTGTTCTCCTCACGCAGCAgttgtctgtgctgctgcttatGCAGGCCCAATCTAAAAGGATTAAATACTGTGCCAGACTTGCATGGCAGAGGGATGTAATCATAGCTGCATCCCTCCTGGTCTGTTCCTTCACATCATGAAACCCTCCTGGGGAAAGTATATGATGAATTGAATTTAGCATTGAATTGAATGGCAACAGGTGATCaactcctttttctctttgcctcctTGTAGACTACTGAGAATAGCTCCAGCCCGTGGGAGACTCATTTATCAAAAGCATCTTGTCAAAAATCAGggcctttattttttccctgcgATCATCAAAACAATCTGTTTTTGAAACCTGCTGTGTTACTAATCCCTCTGCAATCTGCACCTCGCCAGGGCCCCTACACATAAACAGTGTGGTGAGCTGATTTCAGGGTTGTTATAAATGCATCCTACTGTTCCAGTTGTGTCcattgaaaatttttttcatgtatagggtttttttaatggcatcTGTTGTTATTAAATTTTACTACACTCTTGGACTTACTTAATTTGATAGGTTTTGTACAACAGTGACTTTCTTGCTGTATTCAGATTCTCGCCAGCAGAGATAGAGGTGGCTCAGGATGGCTCTTTAGTTGCTGGATGATCAATGCTATGAAAGTGCTGCAGGGAGGACTTAAGCCTAGTTTAAAAAGCACCTTGCTGTCCTTGTTTGGGCTAGTTAATGACTTTTGTCTCTCTGAAATACTGTGAGGTTTGGTAGTTTTCAGTATGACAGTCTGTTTATACTTCCAGTCTTTCAGGAAATTAACTGTTATTgataaataattctgtttttaagaTTGTTGGGTTTCAGTAAATCAAATTTATTGGCTCAGTTCAGGAGACCAGAACACCAGATTAGAGAAACCAAAATAGTGAAGTGTAGCTCTTTGAGCATGGGAAATTGTAAGATTCTTGCTGGTTTTTAGTCAAGAAAACACAGCTGGCATccaaaaatagaaaagctgaGTAGAAACTTGGCTTGTAATCTAACAGAATGTGCCAGCAGAAGTTATTTGTCTTATGTGCAGTTAAAACTTCAGTGTACTGAAGTTTGAACCTGGGCTTTCAAATGCATGGTGGCctaaacatttccttttgctttgttttgggtttatttttatgctaACTGGAAGTTAGATATATTTGCAACTGATGTACATGGGAAATTGGGAAACAATTATAGGGTAAAATTCCTCAGAGAATCTAGTTACTGAAATTGTTGATGGTATCTAGAGGAAGCTCTTATCAATGAAACTTTTAATGGACATACGCAATTTTGACATTCCCAGATACGGTAACTGAAGAGTTCACTGTTGGGCTTTTTCAATTCTCCCTTCTAGTCTCAAGGTTTTTCATCCATTTCACAGTTGAAAGAGTAGCTCAGTTTCAATCACAAAGACAAAAACCTGTTAACTGGGGCTTTTTTCACATCTGGCTAATGGTGTATCAGTGATGTGGATGTTGAGAATAAATAGAGAGGAATAATTAGAAGAGGAATTGTATAAGTAGATCCTTGGGACTAAAACCCTTCACTTAGTGCAAGCAAGACTCTTAGACCCCAGGGCAGTTATTTGCATATCGAGAACTACAAATCAAGCCTACAGGGAAGCTGAGAATGAGCCATGTTCTGTAAAATGAATCCAGGCTGAGTGTTCATAGAGAAAAGTGAGGGAACCTCTACTCTCTGGGGAGCATGGGAACCTCCCAGGTGCTGTACAGCATCAGGGACCCAGTGGGGAATGCCATTCTGCAAATCATTCAGCAAGTCACACAAATGAGAATCTGTGGGGTTAATGCAGAGAACTGGAATCTCCTTGCAGCTGTTAAactttaatttctgcatttaaaacaaagcagagctATATCAAAAACAACCAAGCCATTTCCACTGGGATAGCATGATTTTAGAGCAGGTCGTTTTCAACTGACAATGTTTGGTATTTTGGTAGTTAATTAAGGATTTGTAGCTTGTCAGTGATCCCATACTGACAGGTTTGTGCCAAGCCATTCCCAAATCTGTTTCTTGGTTATTCTCATTGCAAAGTCAGGAACCTCCAAGGTGCTGTTATTTCTCATAGTTCTTGTTGGGTGCTTCCTTGCAGCAAAGGAGGAGAGTGTTTAAAGGTGGTGTCCCTTCTTTGGCAGCTCAGCTTTGCTCTTTCCCCCATGATTTAGTCTGGTGTTGGCAGGTTTGTACAGGCCCAGCTTGAGCTGAGCTGAATGAAAGTCCCATGTATGCCCTGGCACTGTTGGGATTCCTTCTTGGGCAGCCACAAAAGGATGTCTGACCATTCTGAGCTGGCTCCTGGGGTTTAGGTTTGCTATTTTGGGGGAGGGTGGAGGCAGTGGATTTTAGCAGTGCCAGCATCATCTTTCCATGTTCTCTGTCTTGAGCCTGAGACGTTTTCTCTCCTGGAGGCAGCTGAGTAGGGGTTTGTGTGAGGCAGTGGTGACAGTGGTGGCAAACACGGCTGGAGTTGCACCTGGCGGGTTGGTCATGCCAGTCACTCATGAGCTACTTGTTATGGTTACTGGCTGGAAGATGCCATCTGTGTAGAGATGAAGGTCTCGATGACATTGTGAGTggatggcagcagctggctgtggcTGTTGGTGGAGTCGGAGCTTTGGTACAGCACCAGGCTGCTGGAGGACACTGTCAAAGGTACAGGCAGAAGTCAATTGCGAATTCTCATCAGTCCCCTTATTGTGCATGTACAACCCCCCATTTCCAGCATGGCTGCACTCTCCTGGCTTAGGGGCATAACTGCTTTTGTCTGAGTGTTTTGTGTACTGCTAAATACCTGGCTTGGCTCCACAGCCAGCCTGAAAACATTGAGGGCAGCAATCTCCAGAGAGTTCAGTTCTAAGAATTCTAGCTGATGTCCTAGTTCTCCCCATAGAACTGAGAAGACCCAATTGAAGTCTTCGTGAGGGAGTCTTGGGCTTCTCAGCCCTGAAAACTGCCTGCAGGACTGG containing:
- the C15H12orf43 gene encoding protein CUSTOS isoform X2, translating into MNPKPTSSTEGGFRKDRLQPKDQPNLRREAISCEDGDNELQTTPEFRAHVAKKLGTMLDSFITVLKDSSGPSQTSVAQSDSEDDGFRLFSSSVPGDCGKPEPCPAARRRRPVSSSDTDNDQEWQRYQEAAVSAADILKQSAFPALSQGSNQDQSQGYVEHSQKKKKKKKIRRENNIQEKIMGPAECDRICKDLPRLVSANGQQERQDSNHRENSVLPGAVKKKKKKKKKKEL
- the C15H12orf43 gene encoding protein CUSTOS isoform X1 produces the protein MVAPSGGSGPDSDTSSDSDSAGEAAARFREAAWDCAAQAAMATRAEPRGGGFRKDRLQPKDQPNLRREAISCEDGDNELQTTPEFRAHVAKKLGTMLDSFITVLKDSSGPSQTSVAQSDSEDDGFRLFSSSVPGDCGKPEPCPAARRRRPVSSSDTDNDQEWQRYQEAAVSAADILKQSAFPALSQGSNQDQSQGYVEHSQKKKKKKKIRRENNIQEKIMGPAECDRICKDLPRLVSANGQQERQDSNHRENSVLPGAVKKKKKKKKKKEL